In Ammoniphilus sp. CFH 90114, the DNA window GTTATTAAGCTAAGAGGATTCATAAGACACTCAATTGTGAGAGTGAGACGCATTTGAAAATAAATGATGATGGACAGCTACTTACTATTTCTATCTGCTGGAAATATCGTGGATATGGATTTTGATTTGCTTTATATTGGGATATTAGTAAAATGATACCAAAATAGTTATTGTCAGCCCCAAACATCTGTGATAAAGTGACTTTAAGAATAACTGAAAGGGTGATCAAAAGCCAATGATTCACTAATCCTATCTGCAAAATGAAAATATCGTAAACATACGAGTTTTCTGGATAGGATAAGTATGGGCTTTTTGATATTAACAAAAAGATTATTGCTCTTTTCAAAAGAGGAATGTGTCTTTATGTTCGTATGCCTGCCTCCTATCCAAGAAAAACGGATAAGGAGGCTTTTTACGTTTGTTTAATATGAAATTACTATCAAAACTATATATTGCTTTAAGATTTCCCGGTTTTTTGTAAATAAGCTTAGATAAGGAGAGGGTTTTATGCCAAATGGTAAAGGTCGTGTTACAGGGAAAATTGTTTTAATTACTGGGGCAACCAGTGGTATTGGTGAAGCAGCATCTCGCCACTTAATTAATGAGGGTGCAAGAGTTGTTTTAACTGATGTGAATGAGGAGAAAGGTATTAAGTTGGCTGAACAATTAGGAAAAGACGCATACTTTATGCGATTAGATGTTAAATACGAATCAGAATGGAAAAACGTAATCGAAAAAATCATACAGCAGTTTAAACGATTAGATGTACTGATTAATAATGCTGGTATCACTGGGTTTCAGGAAAAAAGTACAGTGCTTCAAGATCCGGAAAATGCCAGCATAGAAAGCTGGCACGCAGTCCACGCGGTTAATTTGGACGGTACCTTTTTAGGGTGCAAATATGGTATTCGGGCTATGAAGGAAACAGGAGGTTCTATAATAAACATTTCCTCTCATTCAGGAATGGTTGGTGTGCCACATGCTGCTGCATATGCATCCAGTAAAGCGGCGATCCGTAATCATACTAAAACAGTTGCACTTTATTGCGCTGAGAAGAATTATAATATACGTTGTAATTCGATTCATCCTGGTGCGATTTTTACTCCGATTTGGGAACCTGTAATAGGAACAGGGGAACTTCGAGAGAAGAACATCAAAAATTACACTAAAAATATTCCTTTAAAGCGATTTGGAACCGTTGAAGAAGTTGCTTTTAGTATTGTATACCTTGCTTCCGAAGAGTCAGCTTACACTACAGGAATCGAATTGGTCATTGATGGAGGAATGTTAGCTGGTTCTTGTAGTTCAGAATAAAAGCCATTATCAGCAAATCAGTTTCATCAGTAATGTTAGCTAGGAGCAGTCGTCAAGTCTGCTCCTCATTTTCATTACTCAACTATTGGGCAGGAATCTTTAATAACTCTTGAGGGGACATATGTTCCACTATTTGGGGTGCAAAGGGGGGCATTCCATGGTAAGCGGACATGGGGTCAATAAAAGGTATATAAGGGGAATAGAATTTTCGCTATAATATCTATGAGGAGGGATGCCAAATGAAATGGCAAGAAGTGCGTGAATTGTTTCCTGATCAATTTGTGCTCATTTCAATTTTGGACTTTCATGAAGAAGGGAATCTTAAGATTGTTGATGAGGTTGCACCTATACGAGTGGTTCCCAATGATGAAGCAAATAAAGAATTTTTTCAAGCAAAGCCAGGAACCATTGTCTATCATACGTCAAATGAAAATTGTATCATTCATATTCGACGAGATCCTTTAATGAGAGTGAGACGTATATGAAAATAGATTATGATGGACAACTACTCACTATCTCCATTAAGGTGACTTTTAGAGGGACAACTTTAGAGATTGATGATGTTATTGTTGATACAGGTTCTTCACATACCATTATTAGTCCTGACATTTTAGAGGAGATAGGGGTTACTTATGAAAATGGGGATTCCATTTATGAAGCCTACGGGATTGGGGGATCTGTTCCATTCTACACCAAGATCATGGATCAAATTCAAATGGATGAAACTATATTAAAGAATATTGAAATTGATGTTGGGATACTACCTAAGGATCATAAGGGCTTAATAGGTCTGGATATTCTAAAAACAAACAACTTTGTTTTAGATTTGAATAAATTAGAATTATATAAATCCAAAATTGACTAAAGGGTTGGTTCATTCAGACTATGACCAATCTTTTTATTTTAAAGAACATCTCTTAATCATAATAAAAGTAACGTGATTCTATAGATTCAAAAGCAGGCTACATTTTACCACATTCTTACATACTCACCTGTTACGCTATCGGGAGTCGATAGCAGGGTAATGGGTCGGCATCCATCCCCTGCTTTTTTGCTGTTCTAAAGGGCAGGTTTGTTTAATACACAAAACTTTTATTTTCATTATGCTGGCTGGTTTTCTAATTTCTACTGATAAAGATCTATTAGACAAAGATGTCATTTTTAATTATTTGAATAGAGAATCGTACTGAGCAAATGGAGTGCCGAGGGATATCGTAATCAAATCTATTGAGAATACTTCCTTATGCTTTGGGGTTTATAAGGGTAATCCTCATCTTGAAAAGGCAGAGCAAATTGGTTTTGCAAGAGTAATGTCTGATCTAGCTACTTTTGCTTACTTAGCGGATGTTTTTATTTTAGATCCCTATCGCAGGAAAGGATTGTCTAAATGGTTCGTAGATTTATGTTGGCAACGAATGATGCACATACCCTATATTCTCAATATGGCTTTGAACCTTTAGATAATCCAAGTCTCTTCATGCAAATCGTTCGTAAAAATATCTATCAAGACATGGTTTAATATGCGATGTTATCCAAAAATCTAGGCTACCCCAATTAATAGGACTGATTACCACTTCTATAATAGGGATCGATAGCGTCAACGTGATGTTCTCGATTCCATTTTTGTTTATTCTATTAAATGGAGGTTAGCTAGTGACTCTATTTTAAGCTGTATTGTAAAGATTTTTCCACTAATTATAGTATCTAAGGTTAAATAGCAACCGGAGGGAAACTATGCATACCATACAATTACTTGAGATTGAATTTGATTATAACGGACAAAGGCAAGTCATTACCCCTATTATTCTGAAAGATGAGCAAGATACGATTCTTATCGACTGCGGATATCCAAATGTTGAAGCTGATCTTGAGGAAGCAGCCAATCGAAAAAACGTCACTCTAGCTTCCATAACAAAATTGATCGTGACTCATCACGATATTGATCATATTGGGTCGCTTGCATCGCTGAAGAGAATGTACCCGCATATAGAGATTATTGCTCATGAACTGGAAAAGCCATATATCGAAGGAAGGAAAAAGTCGTTGCGGCTTGAGCAAGCGGAGTCCAGTTTTAATACTTTACCTGATCATGAAAAGCCTTATGCCGAACAATTTATTTCATTTTTGAACACAGTTGAATCCGTATCGGTTGATCGTACAGTTTCTACGGGTGAGCGTTTGACTTGGTGTGGTGGTATGGAAGTAATCCATACCCCTGGACATATGCCCGGACATATCTCATTGTACCTGCCATCGAGCAAAACATTGAATTGCTGGAGATGCTGTTGTACTTGAAGCAGGGAAGCTAAATATTGCGAACCCACAATACACATTGGATATAAAAGAAGCTGTGCGGTCCGTTATGAGGTTGCTTGATCTAGATATAGAGCAATTGATTTGCTTTCATGGTGGGATCTTTCAAGGTGAAGTAAAAGGAGCTTTGAGAAAACTCATCCAAGAGTATACTTCATAGAATATAAGGGGGAGCAGTATGGACATTAGAAAGTTAAAAATAGAGGAACAACCTCCAACGGAGTTGTTGTTATTAGCTGACCCCTCTCCAAAAATCGTTGAAGAGTATGTAAAAAGAGGAGAGTGTTTTGTAGCTGAAAGGGATAGGCAAATAATCGGAGTTTATGTACTCCTTCCTACAAGACCTGAAACTGTGGAATTAGTGAATGTTTCAGTGGCAGAACAGCACCAGAACAGAGGTATAGGGAAGCAATTAGTAATGGATGCAATTAGAACAGCCAGAATAAAAGGGTATAAAACAATTGAACTTGGCACTGGAAATTCAAGCGTCGGGCAATTAGCTCTTTATCAAAAATGTGGATTCAGAATTATTGGTGTTGATATTGATTTTTTTATACGGCATTACGAAGAAGAGATCTATGAGAACGGTATACAATGCAGAGATATGATACGATTATCTCAAAATTTATAAGCGCAAATTAATATTCCAAAGTCATCCGTATCGGATGGCTATTTTATTGTGTCTGCTGTAAATAAAAAAGGTATTTTCACTGTGACAATTTTGTTAATTATACACAGCAATGAAAAGGGGGACAACATTTATGTTAAAATGCTATAGGAGAACATTGCTATCATTCATTAAAAAGGCACCCTCTTTTTTGGAATAGCGATAAGCATGGTTGGATGTTGGGAATCCATTAGAGTGTGGGGATAAAGAAATGAACTTGTTATATATTACGCTTACGGGAGCTGCGATTGGTTTAATTGCTTCAACAATTGGATTCAGGATGATGATGAAGGATGCTATTAAGAAAATGAATGACAGGAAGTGATCAGGTTGAAGGAAGCATTGGTTTCATCCATTGTACTTTTATTGTTGATAACCGGTTGTAGTCAAACGAATGAGGAAACACACCCAGAAGGACACCAACAAGCTATGGCTCCGGTTATGAAATATGAACTCGGTAGTAACAATTGGTCCGCACTTGAAGCTTATGCTCCAAAGGATAACGTGAAAGAAGCATATCAATTCGCTGTTGACCATCCGGAAGTTCTGAACTATATGCCTTGTTATTGCGGTTGCTATGAGGAAGATGGGCATACCAGTAATACTCATTGCTTTGTCGATAGAGTAGAAGATAATGTTGCTGTTTTGGATAACATGGGTCTTGGCTGAGGGGTTTGCGTAGATATCGCCCGTGAGGCGAAACAAGAGTATGAAAAAGGAACAGATTTAAAAACGATTCGAGAAATGATAGATAAAAAGTATGGAGGAAATGGAGCGGAATCGACTCCAACTCCGATGCCAAGTTAGGGGAACCAATTTGGTTAATATCGATGCTGAAAATGTTTAATGATTGCGCAGAAGTCTGTTTTCAAGCAGTGGCTCTCATGGCACGTAACAGTCAATTTGCGAAGCAGCACTGTGAGCTTTGTGCTGCCATTTGTGAAGTGTGTGCTACTGACTGCGAGAGATTCAAAGACGCTCATTGTCAAGAGTGTGCTGAGGCTTGCCGTCAAATGGCGGGTAAAGTTACTGCATAATATTTTCACCTCTGTAGATTAATGAACGGTTGCTTGCTATGGCAACCGTTTTTTTTTCGTTACTTAACGATAGGGAGGGTTACTTCAATTTTTTTCTGAAACATCCTTGGCATAAAATACTTCAAAATTCTTGACGTATCGCCAGCCATGTACGCACCGGGATTTATGCTAGGAGTTAGCAGCTATCTTGATCGACTTACTCTTAGTGTTAGTTACTATAGGAGTAGTTAGATTCTTGTTTTGAACGGGATTCATTTAGGCCATATCCATATCTATGACAGGTGAGACCAACATGGCATTGGCTTATAGAAAAGTTTGGTACTCTATCAGCAAAAACGGGAGAATTCATAGATGAGGTGAAATAAACATGACTTATGCTTTAGAAACCGAGAGAGTTAAGCTTAAAATCTTAACGCTTGAAGACGCAAATGATGTATTCCAACATTTCTCTGAAGAGGCTGTTACCGCATTTATGGACATTGAGGCATGTAAGACGATACAAGAAGCTGAAGAAATCATTCAATATCACATTGATGACGCTGGGTGTCGTTGGGGTTTGTATAGTAAGGCTACTAATGAATTTATGGGCACGTGTGGATATCATTACCTAAGAAAAACGAATGAGGCTTTAATTGCGGAGGTCGGATTTGATTTGTCTAAAAGGTATTGGAGCAAAGGAATCATGTATGAAGTCATGAAAGCAGTTCTAGAATTTGGTTTTAAAGAACTATCGCTAGATATCATTGACGGGACGGTCGAGCCTGAAAATAACAGGTCCATTCAATTATTGGAGAAGCTGGGGTTTACAAGAGAATCAGAACTGAGAGATAACTTAATTTATTTCTATCTAACTAAATAAGGGAGTTGATCAGAAGAATATTCTTAAACGAGATTGTATTTAAAATAAAGGAGTTTCTAAATAAACTAAAGAATTATGGTGCGTTAAATAGAGAACCAAGGTGTATTTGGCAATTAAGGAATGCACTTTTTGGCAGTATGTTTATCCATTTGTTTAGTATGTTTATGAAAGTTAAAAGAGATATTTCATTCGACAACATGAATTATTATACAATTACATTTGGTATTCAGTTATTTAACTATTGGGCAGATTAGTTAAATAAATTGAAATATTGTTATTAGTTGTCATAAATAAGCGTAAAATAAGTAAACGTAGTAAAAACCAAAGATAGGAGAATATTATTTTGTTAGGCATAATAGTTGAGTTGATACTATCTTGGATACTGCTTTATTTCTTTACTAAGAAGAACTTACTGGCACTAGGCTTAACTCCTTTCAGAAGTAGATTAAACCAATTTGTTATTGGATTTATTTTTACAGGAGTGATGTGCAGTTTAATACAGATTCTTGATTCAACCCTCACTAATATACACTGGAAACTAAACCCTACTTTTTCCTTCGCTGGATTCTTTAACTCAATATGGTGGAATGTTAAATCTGTAGTTTTTGAGGAATTAATTTTTAGAGGAGCAATTCTGTATATTGCTATTCGAAAACTGGGAGCAAATATAGGTATTTTGCTTTCTGCGATTTCTTTTGGAATATATCATTGGTTTTCCTTTGGTGTATTAGGAAATGTAGTGTCAATGTCCATTGTTTTTATTATGACATCCATTACTGGATTCGTTTGGGCATATGCTTTCTTAAAATCGGAATCAATGGCATTACCTATTGGCTTTCATTTAGGATGGAATTTTACCTATAACTCCATTTTTTCAAAAGGTCCATTAGGGGAACAAATATTACTTCCTATGAAAGGAACGGACAGTATATCTTTAATTAGTGAAGTCAATTTTCTAATAAATTTTCTGTTGCCCAATATAGCTGTGCCATTACTTACATTTATGTTTATAAGGTTCTATATCTCCAAATTTTCAAAAGAGAAATTAAACTAACGGGAGTCTATAGTTAAATATAACTAAAGGGCTGTAATCACATTACAGCCCTTTTTTATGCAAATTTTATTCATTGATGATACCTGCTCATACAGAAAAATATACTGCCGATTCATGCATGGTTAAATTGCCAAATACAAACCAAGGTATGAAGAAGAAAAATTACATATTGAAGAGGAAATAATTTATTCAAAGAGTATTGAATCATTGGAACAAATATTGAAAGGTTATTTCAATTAAATTGAGTTTATAGCTTAACAAGAAATAATGGTTGCGAATAAGTCGCAACCATTTTATATACGCATTTAAAGGTATCGTAAATTAAGAATCATCTCTGCTTGATTCGTCATTGAGGTGGTTGTTCTAACCATCTTCGCTTCACCATAATATCGAATCCCTCTTTTCCATACACCAAGATTTCACCAATTAACCTGCTGAATATGGTAGATAAATCCGTTCTCATGGACATCGACAATCCGTGACCAATCAATGTAATATCCAATGAATTTAGTGTGTGAAACAAAAAGACAATGAGTTTATCTGAGAAGGGGGACACTTTAGAATCCGTTACTTGCATAGTAACAGGAACGGTACCTAAATGACCTTCATCTATTAATATTTTATTTAATATCTGTATTTGTTTTTCGCATATCCGTTTACCGTTTAGTAAGTATCTTTTTATTTCCTCATCTTTAACAACTTG includes these proteins:
- a CDS encoding retropepsin-like aspartic protease encodes the protein MKIDYDGQLLTISIKVTFRGTTLEIDDVIVDTGSSHTIISPDILEEIGVTYENGDSIYEAYGIGGSVPFYTKIMDQIQMDETILKNIEIDVGILPKDHKGLIGLDILKTNNFVLDLNKLELYKSKID
- a CDS encoding SDR family oxidoreductase; this translates as MPNGKGRVTGKIVLITGATSGIGEAASRHLINEGARVVLTDVNEEKGIKLAEQLGKDAYFMRLDVKYESEWKNVIEKIIQQFKRLDVLINNAGITGFQEKSTVLQDPENASIESWHAVHAVNLDGTFLGCKYGIRAMKETGGSIINISSHSGMVGVPHAAAYASSKAAIRNHTKTVALYCAEKNYNIRCNSIHPGAIFTPIWEPVIGTGELREKNIKNYTKNIPLKRFGTVEEVAFSIVYLASEESAYTTGIELVIDGGMLAGSCSSE
- a CDS encoding PCYCGC motif-containing (lipo)protein, translated to MKEALVSSIVLLLLITGCSQTNEETHPEGHQQAMAPVMKYELGSNNWSALEAYAPKDNVKEAYQFAVDHPEVLNYMPCYCGCYEEDGHTSNTHCFVDRVEDNVAVLDNMGLGUGVCVDIAREAKQEYEKGTDLKTIREMIDKKYGGNGAESTPTPMPS
- a CDS encoding GNAT family N-acetyltransferase, with translation MDIRKLKIEEQPPTELLLLADPSPKIVEEYVKRGECFVAERDRQIIGVYVLLPTRPETVELVNVSVAEQHQNRGIGKQLVMDAIRTARIKGYKTIELGTGNSSVGQLALYQKCGFRIIGVDIDFFIRHYEEEIYENGIQCRDMIRLSQNL
- a CDS encoding DUF3231 family protein, which produces MYNESTTLMLSKGIYDRPPMLNYPKHVEYIQEESIFSGYLSKKRSLSALELTEIFLNIERNYFGLLICMGFTQVVKDEEIKRYLLNGKRICEKQIQILNKILIDEGHLGTVPVTMQVTDSKVSPFSDKLIVFLFHTLNSLDITLIGHGLSMSMRTDLSTIFSRLIGEILVYGKEGFDIMVKRRWLEQPPQ
- a CDS encoding CPBP family intramembrane glutamic endopeptidase encodes the protein MLGIIVELILSWILLYFFTKKNLLALGLTPFRSRLNQFVIGFIFTGVMCSLIQILDSTLTNIHWKLNPTFSFAGFFNSIWWNVKSVVFEELIFRGAILYIAIRKLGANIGILLSAISFGIYHWFSFGVLGNVVSMSIVFIMTSITGFVWAYAFLKSESMALPIGFHLGWNFTYNSIFSKGPLGEQILLPMKGTDSISLISEVNFLINFLLPNIAVPLLTFMFIRFYISKFSKEKLN
- a CDS encoding GNAT family N-acetyltransferase — encoded protein: MTYALETERVKLKILTLEDANDVFQHFSEEAVTAFMDIEACKTIQEAEEIIQYHIDDAGCRWGLYSKATNEFMGTCGYHYLRKTNEALIAEVGFDLSKRYWSKGIMYEVMKAVLEFGFKELSLDIIDGTVEPENNRSIQLLEKLGFTRESELRDNLIYFYLTK